GCCTACTAGCGGAAATACTGGAATTGCTATAGGCGCGATAGCAAAAGCATTAGATTTGAATTTTCAGCCAGTGATCTCTTATAAAGTCACCGATGAAGTAAAAACTTTGTTCAAGGCTATGGGCATAGAGCCTATCGAAGTGGATGATGACCTGTGCCCAAGAGTGAGCAATACTGACACAGATCAGGCTATAGCAGTTGCAAAAAGCATGGCATACAGTCCTAGATCAAAAGATTTGTATACATGGCTCAATCAATACGAAAACAGCAACAACCCCAGTGCGCACAAAGAAACCGCTGCAGAGATCCTGGCATTGGATGACAGGCCGGAATATGTAGTTGTTGGCGTAGGAACTGGTGGAACATATGTGGGACTGAAAAACAGTCTTGAAGATAAAGGCATAAAAGTGATTGGAGTTCAGCCTGAAGATAAACATCATTTACAGGGGTTGAGAAACCTTGCAGAATCGCCATTGATGCCTAAAATATTAGAAAATGCAAAGGTTTCAAAGACCGAGTTTCCGATAGTATCGGATAAAGAAGCGTTTTCTATTATAAAGGAAATATATGACAAAAAGAATGTACTAGTAGGAGCATCTTCTGGTGCTACAATACACTACGCAAATAAGCTGGCTGAGAAGCATAAGAAAGTGCTTGCGATAGTTGCTGATACAGGATATAATTACCAGACTCTCTACAGAGATCTTGGGATCTTAAAAGAGAAAGTTGATTTTTCCCGTTATTACAGTTATGATATTTTAAAGCGCCTGAAATGCAATTAGTATACTAGATTCAACGAGGAATAACCGTTGATCTTGGTTACCTCATAGTGGGTATTGGCAACATCCACAAGCTCTTCATGATGCGTGACAATGATCATCTGCGGGATCATACTTGAAACCTCGCTAATAGAATCTTTCAATATATTTGCAAGTTCCCCTCTGCGATCTTCATCTAGATAAGTAGTGGGCTCATCCAGAACTATGGTCGAAATCTTCTTTGACAACGCTCTCGCTATTGCAAGTCTCAAGGCTATTCCAATCGCTACTTTCTCTCCGCCTGATAGTTCATCAATGCTTATATATCCTGACCTATTGCGCAACGTTATGTTAAAGTCATTGTCTATGTTCAGATCAATAATGTCAAGATTGAATTTTTCAACATAGTCTTTTACAAAATTTTCAATAATAGACGCATATGCAGCCCTCAGAGATCGCTGAATTCCATCTTTGCTGTATGATTTTCGGACCTCTTCTAATATCCCTCTAAATTTTCTGTATTTATCGAGAGTCTTTTGCTTTTGTGAAAGCTCTTCTCTCTTTTTTTTCAATTTCTCTATATTGTCAATATTTGAGTTGACTCTGGCTGATATATTATAATACTCTCCATTTAAAGATTCAAGCGTGGTTTTTAAATTGTCTCTTCTACTTTCCAATTCTGCATAACGTTCGGGATTAAAAGTGTTCTGTTTTAGCTTATCTAAAACTTTGCTATATTCTAATTTTAGGTTAGCTAGCTCCTCATTTTTCCTGTGGAGACGGTCAGAGTAACGTTGAGATTCACGAACCATACCTTTAAATT
This genomic interval from Thermoplasmata archaeon contains the following:
- a CDS encoding pyridoxal-phosphate dependent enzyme; amino-acid sequence: MDSAFEIDKYSEAVRKIEIIEENRLKKYYLRNNGIEINIGGTPVCFIEDLNISVKLEWFNYFHVETKNIVHGSIKMRPALNMIMDALIKRNLNDTLIEPTSGNTGIAIGAIAKALDLNFQPVISYKVTDEVKTLFKAMGIEPIEVDDDLCPRVSNTDTDQAIAVAKSMAYSPRSKDLYTWLNQYENSNNPSAHKETAAEILALDDRPEYVVVGVGTGGTYVGLKNSLEDKGIKVIGVQPEDKHHLQGLRNLAESPLMPKILENAKVSKTEFPIVSDKEAFSIIKEIYDKKNVLVGASSGATIHYANKLAEKHKKVLAIVADTGYNYQTLYRDLGILKEKVDFSRYYSYDILKRLKCN